In Nitrospirota bacterium, the DNA window GTCGTCGGTTGGATAGACTCACTCGCCGTACTTCCCGATCACAGAAGAAAGAAAGTCGCGACGCGACTGGTCAGTCGATTGGTTGACACAGTTTCAACCTGTCGATGGGTTGGGTGTGCCACCCCAAACCCCATTGCAGCACTGGTCATAACAAACGTAGTTCGTGGAAAAATTTACGTTGATCGGTGTAATCCGCCAGACGACGTTGTAGGCATGATTAAGGAAATTCGTCCGAAGTGTCCTGACCTCAGAGGAGCAGACTTCAACGCAAGCAATCTCCGAGTGAAAACACGTTTTACGCCAGTTTCAAGTGAGGAAACGAAGGAATGGAGTCCGCCTCACCCAAGCGAACCTCCACCGTGGTGGGCATCGCTTCAGAATCTACCCAGCGAGTACGAAGCTCTTCTTATCATTGACCGGAATCAGCACTGACCAGAAAATTAGAACCTATCTCAAAATCGATTGAGCTGCATCGTGATCGATGAGACCCATATGAAACTCAGGATCCTGACATTCAAATTCCCAGCAAAATGGGAGTTTTGGACTTCCAGGTTGGACTGCGCCGCCGACCAGATGACTGTACGTTCATCAAGAAACTGATTTTGAGATAGGTTCTAAGGAACAACCAAGCCGATCTTCCACTGTGCGCGTCCAACGAGGGGAGTCTTCGACCGCGCGTTGCGCGAGCATAGGAGATCATCAGGCTCCATCCCCCTCTTCTGTTCTGCGAGCAAGAAGGGCACCTGGCCGCTCCCTCCCATCTGTCCGAGATCATGCGCACGAGCCAAAGAAATCATCTGTCAAAGAATTTGGGGCTGGCAAGAGCATAAACGTACTGGAGCGTTCAGAAAATCTCAACGGAGATCTTGAGAACTTCTGAAAAAATCAATGATCGCCTTATTTTTGCCCGGCCATTCGCGGTGCGTCCCCGTGCCTTCGCAATAGCTGGTTGTGACATTCTTCTTACAACCTCTATACGTGACGCAGCCATTCGTCTCTTGCACCAGGGTTGCCGTCTCGCAACCATTACAGGCGGCCCACCATTGTATTGCCTCTTTCCCATAACCAGGGAAAAGGCTGTCTTGTCTACTGTGCATGAGCAGGACGGGAATCGGGTTAGGACAACTCTGGTCTTTCAAGTTTTCGCCCCTGATGCCCATCGCACTGGGAGCGATCGCCGCCGGGATATGTCTGGTGCCTTTGAGAAAGGCTATGCCCATGGCAACAGTCCCGCCATCGGAGTGACCGGTGAGGAAAATCCGCTTCTTCTCGATGCACCATTTCTCTTCAATCAGTCCCGGTATTTCAGCAAGTTCTTCAATCGCTTTGGGAGACAACCTGCGGTTATCTGCGTAGGCCACAATAAAGCCCGCCGCCGTCGCTTCTTGTGTGAGAGACATGAACGTTTCCGACTCATAACGACTCGTTCACGCCGGCGCAAAGACCATGAGTAACGGGTGGGCGATCGTTGAATTATAATTCACCGGCGTTTTGACCATATAGCGAATGCCAGCCGATGTCTGCTCATCATTGCTGGTGCCTGCAATGCCTGGTTTGGTTCCTGGCTCGCAGCGAACCGTATTACTGTCGACTGCATACACAGCCTCGCCGAGCATTTTGCCACGATCAACGGCTTCACCATTGTTC includes these proteins:
- a CDS encoding GNAT family N-acetyltransferase, whose translation is MLSKQDEYEFHSYKGEEAAATPSLVNAVSHVFSNSFGTNPQGRPYRLGPKTTRERLESTDHLFVAHHQTEGDVGYLYARILRATQGVVGWIDSLAVLPDHRRKKVATRLVSRLVDTVSTCRWVGCATPNPIAALVITNVVRGKIYVDRCNPPDDVVGMIKEIRPKCPDLRGADFNASNLRVKTRFTPVSSEETKEWSPPHPSEPPPWWASLQNLPSEYEALLIIDRNQH